From Daucus carota subsp. sativus chromosome 6, DH1 v3.0, whole genome shotgun sequence:
agaacTCTCATACATCTTAATGCACGATGTACACAGATATGTTTTTCTACTCTATAAGCAAACAAAAGATACATACAATAGCACTGTCGAAACCTACTGGTTTCATTTATCCGTTCTCTCAATACATAGAATATTCACAAGACAACAAAGACGTAAGAAGACAATAAAGACACGCTTCTGGCTTAACATTCAAACGGAACACAATGAAACAGGCTAGTCAGGCTCAGCCTGGAACGCATTTCTAATAGCTTTCCTTGTCCTCAATTACTAAAAACAAGCCATCATTTCATTACATTTACGCCAACGTTGTCATGTGTTTCTTTGCATGCAGAAGGAATGTTAAACTCAACACATTCATATGCAGCAGCTTATTATATTTGGATTTACAGTATGAGAAAAcaacatttttattatatgcATGTCAGTTGGATCTTTTGTAGGCCTTTTTGAGTTAACCTTATTAGGCATAAGCTTCGACTCGTTACTATATAAGTGAGAAGTCGGCTTAACGTTAAACAGAAAGAGGTACGGTTAAAGAAGTTGCCAAGGTGTGAAGATGTTACAACAATTAATAAAACTGTTAGTAGTGTTCATCTTTCTAGGGTACATAGTGATATGGATTTTGATGCCTACCAATGTCCTTTATGTGCACTCTCTGCCCCTTTACCATACTTCAGACTCCAGGTTCTTATGGCGGACCCCGAGGTTTCTCAAGGGAACCACCTTTTGCATCTTCTTCGGGGACCAAGGTTCAGTCCTGCTGTAATAAAACCTGGATTAGCATCAATTATGTCTTTGGTTTGTTGTTTGTCAATGCAGTTATGAGAAATGTATGTTATTATAACGTTTATATGATATCACAGgtgcaaatattttaattttcgcGGTTCCGGTCCTAGTCATGGCTTGTTTGAGTTGTTTATACCTGCACCTGCAAATGAAGTACCGCAATCATGTAGATAAAAGGTACTCCCCCTGTCCTGTTCAgttcatttctatacagttttcttACGTTCCACTCAATTGTATAAATTCCCAAAATAGTATGGTTTTATAATATAGAACTTTAACTACAACCACTACTTTCTTTCACTATATTACATTTACCGACTATTCTTACATTCCTTTGCTAGATTGCATTTTCTCTTAATCTCCGTGTCCCACCTCACATGTATACTACTACATGAAATGaagggaacggagggagtatctgaTTTTTGGTATCACCTTTCTCTTATCAACACGAACTTTCAGAACTCACAATCTTCATGTCTTGTCGCGACAGCAGCACGTCTAAGTCCTCTGGTCTAGCGAGGTGGAGGCGGCCAGCATTTCTTAAAGGCCCTCTTGGAACCATTTCTTGGATTGAGTTATTTTTCTCGTTTCTTTTTGTTGGGCTCTTAGCCTGGTCCTCCTGGGCATATTTACATGGCATCTTTGCAGGCATAACCAGCTCTTCCGCGGCACAAATGAGAAAGACAGTGTAAGAACTTTCTTCTATGATAAAACATCTACTCTTTCACTGCTTTATACAAAACCAAAAAATGACACATCAGTTGGCATGCTCTGGCAGGTGGGAAATCAAAATGCAGAGAGTAGCCCTAACACAAGCCTTTGTCGGCAACATCTGTCTCGCTTTCCTCTTCTTCCCTGTAACGAGAGCATCACCATTGTTGCGCCTTTTTGGCCTTACTTCAGAGGCAAGCATTAAGTATCATATGTGGCTCGGTCATGCTGTCATGGCTCTCTTCACTGGACATAGTATCTGCGCCACCATTTACTGGGCTACAACACATCAAATTTCAAGGGTAAAAAATTGGAATTTGCAAAGAGTATCAAAATACTATCAAAAGGCTTAGATTTACTCCAGATATTTAAATCTTAAGATGGCTTTTTGCAGGCCCTGAAATGGGACAGAGTGGGAATCTCGAATGTTGCTGGAGAAGTGTCCCTGGTTTTCGGACTAGCAATGTGGCTGACAACCTTCCCACGCATCAGGAGAAATTTCTTCGAGCTCTTTCTTTACACACATTATCTCTACGTTCTCTTCCTCGTCTTTTATGTATTCCATGTCGGTTTCACATATACCTTTATAACCCTTCCTGGTTTCTATCTCTTCTTGGTTGATCGCTATCTAAGATTCATTCAATCTCAGCAAAAGGTAAGGCTGGTTTCAGTCCGCGTTTTACCTTGTAAAGCTGTGGAACTAAATTTTTCCAAGAGTCCAGGTAAGTTTACCAATAAGATCCATAATTTTACATTGCAAAGCATCACTGTCCTGATTATTATCAAGATTAGACGATTTCAGAAGTATGCTCTTCTATTTGTTTCGTACCAGGACTAATTTATAATCCGTCAAGCATTGTGTTTGTAAACATACCTGCCATATCCAAGTCGCAGTGGCATCCTTTTACTGTCACTTCTAACAGTAACATGGACTGCGACACCCTCAGCGTTTTGGTTAAAAGTGAAGGAACATGGACCGGCAAATTATATGCA
This genomic window contains:
- the LOC108227088 gene encoding ferric reduction oxidase 2-like isoform X1, which encodes MLQQLIKLLVVFIFLGYIVIWILMPTNVLYVHSLPLYHTSDSRFLWRTPRFLKGTTFCIFFGDQGANILIFAVPVLVMACLSCLYLHLQMKYRNHVDKSSTSKSSGLARWRRPAFLKGPLGTISWIELFFSFLFVGLLAWSSWAYLHGIFAGITSSSAAQMRKTVWEIKMQRVALTQAFVGNICLAFLFFPVTRASPLLRLFGLTSEASIKYHMWLGHAVMALFTGHSICATIYWATTHQISRALKWDRVGISNVAGEVSLVFGLAMWLTTFPRIRRNFFELFLYTHYLYVLFLVFYVFHVGFTYTFITLPGFYLFLVDRYLRFIQSQQKVRLVSVRVLPCKAVELNFSKSPGLIYNPSSIVFVNIPAISKSQWHPFTVTSNSNMDCDTLSVLVKSEGTWTGKLYAEFASPSPLDYLNVSLEGPYGPTPPNLLRHDMLVMVSGGSGITPFISIIRELLFIASTTNTKVPPVLLVTSFQRTVDLSMLKLLLPATDTTYDLSAMDITIEAYVTREKEPSMESQKFTQTLWLRPNDSDRPVYALLGSNNWIWLGAIILSSFIIFLVLIGLLTHYYLNPDKQSNHEIYSETSKATLSMLVMCVSIATSATIGFLWNKWQSYRDMKRIQNVDIETPMGSPGHDDFWHYNFNRELESFPRQSILQATNVHYGIRPNFKRILINCDGSSIGVMVSGPAQMRRSVARICKSGLTKNLHFESISFSW
- the LOC108227088 gene encoding ferric reduction oxidase 2-like isoform X2, which gives rise to MLQQLIKLLVVFIFLGYIVIWILMPTNVLYVHSLPLYHTSDSRFLWRTPRFLKGTTFCIFFGDQGANILIFAVPVLVMACLSCLYLHLQMKYRNHVDKSTSKSSGLARWRRPAFLKGPLGTISWIELFFSFLFVGLLAWSSWAYLHGIFAGITSSSAAQMRKTVWEIKMQRVALTQAFVGNICLAFLFFPVTRASPLLRLFGLTSEASIKYHMWLGHAVMALFTGHSICATIYWATTHQISRALKWDRVGISNVAGEVSLVFGLAMWLTTFPRIRRNFFELFLYTHYLYVLFLVFYVFHVGFTYTFITLPGFYLFLVDRYLRFIQSQQKVRLVSVRVLPCKAVELNFSKSPGLIYNPSSIVFVNIPAISKSQWHPFTVTSNSNMDCDTLSVLVKSEGTWTGKLYAEFASPSPLDYLNVSLEGPYGPTPPNLLRHDMLVMVSGGSGITPFISIIRELLFIASTTNTKVPPVLLVTSFQRTVDLSMLKLLLPATDTTYDLSAMDITIEAYVTREKEPSMESQKFTQTLWLRPNDSDRPVYALLGSNNWIWLGAIILSSFIIFLVLIGLLTHYYLNPDKQSNHEIYSETSKATLSMLVMCVSIATSATIGFLWNKWQSYRDMKRIQNVDIETPMGSPGHDDFWHYNFNRELESFPRQSILQATNVHYGIRPNFKRILINCDGSSIGVMVSGPAQMRRSVARICKSGLTKNLHFESISFSW